Proteins from one Hydrogenophaga sp. SL48 genomic window:
- a CDS encoding YhdP family protein, producing the protein MFTRLLLWMVLAAWTVFALTWGALHLWIVPRIGEWRPDLERWASVAVGVPVTVGALRAEAQGSASADAGFLFRLVPAFELSDVRLFDPAGREALLLPKVRAAVTVSSLWRLGFEQLLIESPVLDVRRTAQGQIEVAGLNVSSPQGQDHRATDWFFSQTEFVIRDGTVRWTDDLRRQPPLALNALSFVSRNSARSHLMRLDATPPAEWGQPFSLLANLREPLIDLAPPRAGQAPWHNWSGELYADFPSVDVSRLRAHVDLSEWGAEVRTGQGLLRAWGDVTRGQLAGVTADLGLRNVATRLGQQLPELALEQVQGRLAATWNDQGFEITTDNLSFRTREGQAWPGGKLRVKHDNGLSSRTVSTAVSADRVDLAALAALATRLPLPEGSRTLLTSLKPAGSVEGLSARWQGPVAPAAVAGQPAPPAPPITAYQAKGRAVGLALAGQPSGQVSSYGPYPVPGRPGVTGASGDFELNQDGGQARLSITNGSIDLPGMFEASVIPLTSLQADARWKLSGERVEAWVDNVRMANADAAGTARVYWQTSDPVRSTSKSRFPGVLDLNASLSRANALQTHRYLPLSLGPEVRRYVREAVRGGSSDKVDFRVRGDLWDLPYHLPGADGEFRVAANLGGVDFAYLPAYLQSTGEPAWPALKGVTGQMVLERASLQLKGLTAGVDGLPKVRLSEGEVTVSDLMVSPTLVLSARAQGPASEVLAFVQGSPVNALLGGALARTTGTGAAGVGIKLQLPLEKVDQLTLQGQVQLAGNDLKITPDSPLLERSVGTIAFTERGFKLSDARARVYGGEIALEGGMVPDARGGSARVEFRGQGTASAEGVRDGGLGFVSGLFDHASGSAAYQARLGFRGGVPELLINTNLQGMAIHLPAPLAKKAEEILPLRYDNAVLGVVSDPSGDVARSDRLTVEMGPAQQPLLSAVFERDITEAEPRVLRGSLGVGLLAGESAPLPPQGVAANLRFSRIDVDAWERVFSAASGVDVRSTATAPATPAPSSASLAYLPTVLAVRAEQVAVDGRTFNNVVLGGSREGTHWRANIDADEANGYVEYRQPGATSAGSIYARLARLNLAPSAAAEVEQLLQQPSSVPALDITVENLVLAGRQLGLVDIQAVNRGSGRTREWRLNKLNIRVPEARLIASGNWVAEGDAARRTRLDFRLDIDDSGQLLSRFGRAGVVRGGSGSFEGEIGWQGSPFSLDYPSLSGALKADIASGQFLKVDPGAAKLLGVLSLQALPRRLTLDFRDVFSEGFAFDFVRGDVRIAQGVAQTNNLQMKGINAAVLMEGSADIAREQQDLKVVVVPEINAGTASLIATAINPAVGLGTFLAQFLLREPLQSAATQQFHISGSWADPKVEKK; encoded by the coding sequence GTGTTCACGCGGCTGCTGTTGTGGATGGTGCTGGCCGCCTGGACCGTGTTTGCCCTGACATGGGGCGCCTTGCATCTCTGGATTGTGCCGCGAATCGGCGAATGGCGTCCCGACCTGGAACGCTGGGCCAGCGTCGCTGTGGGGGTACCGGTCACGGTCGGTGCCTTGCGCGCCGAGGCGCAGGGCAGCGCCAGCGCCGACGCCGGCTTCCTGTTCCGTCTGGTGCCCGCGTTCGAACTCAGCGACGTGCGCCTGTTCGACCCCGCCGGCCGTGAAGCCCTGCTGCTGCCCAAGGTGCGCGCGGCGGTCACGGTCAGCTCGCTCTGGCGCCTGGGCTTCGAGCAGCTGCTGATCGAGAGCCCGGTGCTCGACGTGCGCCGCACCGCTCAGGGCCAGATCGAGGTGGCGGGCCTCAACGTCTCCAGCCCGCAGGGGCAGGACCACCGCGCCACCGACTGGTTCTTCTCGCAGACCGAGTTCGTGATCCGGGACGGCACCGTGCGCTGGACCGACGACCTGCGCCGCCAGCCGCCGCTGGCCCTGAACGCGCTCAGCTTCGTGTCCCGCAACAGTGCGCGCAGTCACCTGATGCGGCTCGACGCCACGCCGCCGGCCGAGTGGGGCCAGCCGTTCAGCCTGCTGGCCAACCTGCGCGAGCCGCTGATCGACCTGGCCCCGCCGCGCGCCGGGCAGGCCCCCTGGCACAACTGGAGCGGTGAGCTCTACGCCGATTTCCCCAGCGTCGATGTGTCCCGGCTGCGCGCGCACGTGGACCTGTCCGAGTGGGGTGCCGAGGTGCGCACAGGCCAGGGGCTGCTGCGCGCCTGGGGCGATGTGACCCGGGGTCAGCTCGCGGGCGTGACCGCCGACCTCGGCCTGCGCAACGTCGCCACCCGTCTGGGGCAGCAGCTGCCGGAACTGGCGCTGGAGCAGGTGCAGGGTCGCCTCGCGGCCACCTGGAACGACCAGGGCTTCGAGATCACCACCGACAACCTCAGCTTCCGCACCCGCGAGGGCCAGGCCTGGCCCGGCGGCAAGCTCAGGGTGAAGCACGACAACGGCCTGTCCAGCCGCACGGTCTCGACCGCGGTCAGCGCCGATCGCGTGGACCTGGCCGCGCTGGCCGCGCTCGCGACCCGCCTGCCCTTGCCCGAGGGCAGTCGCACGCTGCTGACCAGTCTCAAGCCGGCCGGCAGCGTCGAGGGCCTGAGCGCGCGCTGGCAGGGTCCGGTGGCGCCCGCGGCGGTCGCGGGGCAGCCGGCGCCACCCGCCCCGCCGATCACGGCCTATCAGGCCAAAGGCCGCGCTGTCGGTCTCGCGCTCGCCGGCCAGCCCAGTGGCCAGGTGTCGAGTTACGGACCCTATCCCGTGCCAGGCCGGCCGGGCGTGACCGGCGCCAGCGGCGACTTCGAGCTGAACCAGGACGGCGGCCAGGCGCGCCTCTCGATCACCAACGGATCGATCGACCTGCCCGGCATGTTCGAGGCGTCGGTGATCCCGCTGACCAGCCTGCAGGCCGATGCGCGCTGGAAGCTCAGCGGCGAGCGCGTCGAGGCCTGGGTGGACAACGTGCGCATGGCCAACGCCGACGCCGCCGGCACCGCGCGGGTCTACTGGCAGACCAGCGACCCGGTCCGCAGCACCTCCAAGTCCCGCTTCCCCGGCGTGCTCGATCTCAACGCCAGCCTGAGCCGCGCCAACGCCCTGCAGACGCACCGTTACCTGCCGCTGAGCCTGGGTCCCGAGGTGCGGCGTTACGTGCGCGAGGCGGTTCGTGGCGGGTCGTCCGACAAGGTCGATTTCCGGGTCCGGGGCGACCTCTGGGACCTGCCCTACCACCTGCCCGGCGCCGACGGCGAGTTCCGCGTGGCCGCCAACCTGGGCGGCGTCGATTTCGCCTACCTGCCGGCCTACCTGCAGTCGACCGGCGAGCCCGCCTGGCCGGCGCTCAAGGGGGTGACCGGACAGATGGTGCTGGAGCGCGCGTCCCTGCAGCTCAAGGGCCTGACCGCGGGCGTGGACGGTCTGCCCAAGGTGCGGCTGAGCGAGGGCGAGGTCACCGTGTCCGACCTCATGGTCTCGCCGACGCTGGTGCTCAGTGCGCGTGCCCAGGGGCCGGCCAGCGAGGTGCTGGCCTTCGTGCAGGGCTCGCCGGTCAACGCGCTCCTCGGCGGGGCGCTGGCGCGCACCACCGGGACCGGCGCGGCCGGCGTGGGCATCAAGCTGCAGCTGCCGCTGGAGAAGGTGGACCAGCTCACGCTGCAAGGCCAGGTGCAGCTCGCCGGCAACGACCTCAAGATCACCCCCGACTCGCCGCTGCTGGAACGCAGCGTCGGCACCATCGCCTTCACCGAACGCGGCTTCAAGCTGAGCGATGCCCGGGCGCGGGTCTATGGCGGCGAGATCGCGCTGGAGGGCGGCATGGTGCCCGACGCCAGGGGTGGGTCGGCCCGGGTCGAGTTCCGGGGCCAGGGCACGGCCAGCGCCGAGGGTGTGCGCGACGGCGGACTGGGTTTTGTCTCGGGCCTCTTCGACCACGCCAGCGGCAGTGCCGCCTACCAGGCGCGGCTCGGGTTTCGCGGCGGCGTGCCCGAGCTGCTGATCAACACCAACCTGCAGGGCATGGCCATCCACCTGCCGGCGCCGCTGGCGAAGAAGGCCGAAGAAATCCTGCCCTTGCGCTACGACAACGCGGTGCTGGGCGTGGTCAGCGACCCGAGCGGCGATGTCGCGCGCAGCGACCGGCTCACGGTCGAGATGGGCCCGGCCCAGCAGCCGCTGCTGTCGGCGGTGTTCGAGCGCGACATCACCGAGGCCGAGCCCAGGGTGCTGCGAGGCAGTCTGGGCGTGGGGCTGCTGGCGGGTGAGTCGGCGCCGCTGCCTCCGCAGGGGGTGGCCGCCAACCTGCGTTTCAGCCGCATCGACGTGGACGCCTGGGAGCGGGTCTTCAGTGCCGCGAGCGGCGTCGATGTGCGCAGCACCGCCACGGCGCCAGCCACGCCCGCGCCATCCAGTGCCAGCCTGGCCTACCTGCCCACGGTGCTGGCGGTGCGGGCCGAACAGGTCGCGGTCGATGGCCGCACCTTCAACAACGTGGTGCTCGGCGGCTCGCGCGAGGGCACGCATTGGCGCGCCAACATCGACGCCGACGAGGCCAACGGCTATGTCGAGTACCGCCAGCCCGGCGCCACCAGCGCCGGCAGCATCTACGCTCGCCTGGCCCGGCTCAACCTCGCGCCCTCGGCGGCGGCCGAGGTGGAGCAGCTGCTGCAGCAGCCCAGCAGCGTGCCCGCGCTCGACATCACGGTCGAGAACCTGGTGCTCGCGGGGCGGCAACTGGGGCTGGTGGACATCCAGGCGGTCAACCGGGGCTCGGGGCGCACGCGCGAATGGCGCCTGAACAAACTCAACATCCGCGTGCCCGAGGCGCGCCTGATCGCCAGCGGCAACTGGGTCGCCGAGGGCGACGCGGCGCGGCGCACCCGCCTCGACTTCCGCCTCGACATCGACGATTCGGGTCAGTTGCTCTCGCGTTTTGGCCGGGCCGGCGTGGTGCGCGGCGGCAGCGGCAGCTTCGAGGGCGAGATCGGCTGGCAGGGATCGCCCTTCTCGCTCGATTACCCCAGCCTCTCGGGCGCGCTCAAGGCCGACATCGCGTCCGGCCAGTTCCTGAAGGTCGATCCCGGCGCCGCCAAACTGCTGGGCGTGCTCAGCCTGCAGGCCCTGCCGCGCCGGCTGACGCTGGATTTCCGTGACGTGTTCTCCGAAGGTTTTGCCTTCGACTTCGTGCGCGGCGACGTGCGCATCGCCCAGGGCGTGGCGCAGACCAACAACCTGCAGATGAAGGGCATCAACGCCGCCGTGCTGATGGAGGGCAGCGCCGACATCGCGCGCGAGCAGCAGGACCTCAAGGTCGTGGTGGTGCCCGAGATCAACGCCGGCACCGCCTCGCTGATCGCCACCGCCATCAACCCCGCCGTGGGCCTGGGCACTTTCCTCGCCCAGTTCCTGCTGCGCGAGCCGCTGCAGAGCGCGGCCACACAGCAGTTCCACATCAGTGGGAGCTGGGCGGACCCGAAAGTAGAAAAAAAATGA